The following are encoded together in the Triticum dicoccoides isolate Atlit2015 ecotype Zavitan chromosome 6B, WEW_v2.0, whole genome shotgun sequence genome:
- the LOC119324950 gene encoding zinc transporter 8-like — translation MKSAMDRPLLLAAIVALIIIVPAAQADDGGCGSGKAGTNHRSANSLKIAAFFSILICGALGCGLPVMGRRVPWLNADADAFFLIKALAAGVILSTGFIHILPDAFEDLTSDCLPVSGPWKEFPFAGLGAMVGAIGALIFDTVATAYITRVQLIKGTAHAVACSGSVVGVDEENPAGAAGEGRHQEVEMHEGYVDLHTHASNGHAHGSAALVVAVGGSHDDKYTIRQRVISQVLELGIVVHSVIIGISLGACPDPDTIKPLVIALSFHQMFEGIGLGGCIVQAKFKATSLITMILFFCFTTPVSIGIGAAISSVYNENSPNALIMEGLLNSVAAGILVYMALVDLLAEELTNPKVQGRWKLQLGIYIFMLIGAGLMSMLAKWA, via the exons ATGAAGTCCGCCATGGATCGTCCCTTGCTCCTCGCAGCCATAGTAGCGTTGATAATTATTGTTCCTGCAGCGCAAGCAGACGATGGTGGCTGCGGGTCCGGGAAGGCGGGTACCAACCACCGCAGTGCTAATTCGCTAAAGATTGCCGCTTTCTTCTCAATATTAATCTGCGGGGCGCTCGGGTGCGGCCTGCCTGTGATGGGACGGCGTGTGCCTTGGCTGAACGctgatgccgacgccttctttctGATCAAGGCGTTGGCAGCAGGAGTTATTCTTTCCACGGGCTTCATCCATATTCTTCCAGATGCGTTTGAAGACCTTACATCAGATTGCCTACCAGTCAGCGGCCCCTGGAAAGAATTCCCCTTCGCTGGGTTAGGCGCCATGGTGGGAGCTATTGGCGCCCTCATCTTTGACACCGTCGCAACAGCGTACATCACCCGCGTGCAGTTGATCAAGGGAACTGCCCATGCAGTCGCATGCAGCGGCAGCGTGGTCGGCGTAGATGAGGAGAATCCGGCTGGTGCTGCCGGGGAAGGGCGTCACCAGGAAGTAGAAATGCACGAGGGTTACGTGGACCTCCACACCCATGCATCGAACGGGCATGCTCATGGATCGGCAGCGCTTGTCGTGGCAGTCGGCGGCAGCCATGACGACAAATACACGATCCGGCAACGTGTTATCTCACAG GTACTTGAACTTGGCATTGTGGTCCACTCTGTGATCATTGGCATCTCCCTCGGCGCTTGTCCGGATCCGGACACCATCAAGCCACTTGTCATCGCACTAAGTTTCCACCAGATGTTCGAAGGCATCGGCCTTGGTGGCTGCATAGTTCAG GCAAAGTTCAAGGCGACCTCCCTCATTACTATGATCCTCTTCTTTTGCTTCACTACCCCGGTCAGCATTGGCATCGGCGCCGCTATATCGTCGGTGTACAACGAGAACAGCCCGAACGCGCTGATCATGGAGGGCCTTCTCAACTCCGTCGCGGCTGGGATCCTCGTGTACATGGCACTGGTCGACCTCCTAGCTGAGGAACTTACCAACCCGAAGGTGCAGGGAAGATGGAAGCTTCAGCTTGGTATCTACATTTTTATGTTGATAGGGGCCGGCCTGATGTCGATGCTGGCAAAATGGGCCTAG